From the Achromobacter xylosoxidans A8 genome, the window TTCGACGGGCTGGGCTTCGTTGCCGGCCTGCGCAGCCAGGGCCACGATCCGGCCGGCCGCCATGTCTACCTGGCCGGCCTGGGCGGCGCGGGCAAGGCCATCGCCTGCGCCATCGCCGACGCCTGTCCCGCCAGCCTGCGCCTGTACAACCGCAGCGCCGACAAGGCGGTCTCCTTTGCCGCCCATCTCGCCCGCCAATACCCCGGTCTGGCCATCAGCGTGGCCAGTGCCGCGCCCGAAGCCTGCGACATCGCCATCAACGCGACCTCGCTGGGCCTGCATGACACCGATCCCCTGCCCTTCCAGCTGGACGCGCTTGCCGCCGGCACTGTCGTCGCCGACGCCGTGATGAGCCGCGTCGACACGCCCCTGCTGCGCGCCGCCGCCGCGCGCGGCTGCCGCACGCATCCAGGCCTGTACATGCTGGAAGGACAGATCGCCGAAATTGCCCGCTTCCTGGGCATAGAAGAGGCGCGCCTG encodes:
- a CDS encoding shikimate dehydrogenase family protein → MEITGSTTVFAIAADPIAHVKTPQRLNALLRERGVDAVMVPFHVAPDALPGLFAGIRGLANLGGIVVTVPHKENAAALCDALTPSAQLSGAVNAVRLRDGVLTGGNFDGLGFVAGLRSQGHDPAGRHVYLAGLGGAGKAIACAIADACPASLRLYNRSADKAVSFAAHLARQYPGLAISVASAAPEACDIAINATSLGLHDTDPLPFQLDALAAGTVVADAVMSRVDTPLLRAAAARGCRTHPGLYMLEGQIAEIARFLGIEEARLSASARA